In Geopsychrobacter electrodiphilus DSM 16401, a single window of DNA contains:
- a CDS encoding DUF547 domain-containing protein produces MSFNKNILVAVCALLLSAGAVHAAPQAELWPHWQANTPESTIHIDHAAWGTFLHKYLVVSKDGTPNLVRYGSVTAADHQALADYLTRLSTVTVSQLKRTEQKAYWINLYNALTVETILNNYPVSSIREIKSGWFSPGPWDLKLIKIERLDLSLNDIEHRILRPIWRDNRIHYAVNCASYSCPNLQSEPFTAENTERLLNQAASAYVNSSRGVKFEGDTLVLSSIYDWYQVDFGGNETRLLNYLEGLADPELAGRLKAFKGSVAYSYDWHLNGL; encoded by the coding sequence ATGTCTTTCAATAAAAATATTCTTGTCGCCGTCTGCGCCCTGCTGCTATCCGCCGGTGCGGTGCACGCGGCTCCACAGGCGGAACTCTGGCCACACTGGCAGGCCAACACACCTGAGAGTACGATCCACATCGACCATGCCGCCTGGGGTACTTTTTTGCATAAATATCTGGTCGTGTCCAAGGATGGAACGCCCAATCTGGTGCGCTACGGCAGTGTCACCGCAGCGGATCATCAGGCACTCGCCGACTATCTGACCAGGCTTTCGACGGTAACCGTGTCACAGTTGAAGCGCACGGAGCAGAAGGCGTACTGGATCAATCTCTACAACGCGCTGACGGTCGAGACGATCCTGAACAACTACCCGGTATCGAGTATCCGCGAGATCAAATCCGGCTGGTTCAGCCCGGGCCCCTGGGATCTGAAACTGATCAAAATCGAGAGACTCGACCTGTCACTGAACGACATCGAACACCGCATTTTACGTCCGATCTGGCGGGACAACCGCATCCATTACGCGGTCAACTGCGCCAGCTACAGCTGTCCGAATCTGCAGTCCGAACCCTTTACGGCGGAAAATACTGAGCGGCTTCTCAATCAGGCGGCGAGCGCATACGTCAACAGTTCACGTGGAGTGAAGTTCGAAGGAGATACGCTGGTTCTGTCGAGCATCTACGACTGGTATCAGGTCGATTTCGGCGGCAACGAAACCCGCTTATTGAACTATCTGGAGGGTCTTGCCGACCCGGAACTGGCCGGGCGCCTGAAGGCTTTTAAGGGGTCAGTCGCTTACTCCTACGACTGGCATTTAAACGGTTTGTAA